Proteins encoded in a region of the Aquila chrysaetos chrysaetos chromosome 25, bAquChr1.4, whole genome shotgun sequence genome:
- the MOSMO gene encoding modulator of smoothened protein: MDKLTIISGCLFLAADIFAIASLANPDWINTGESAGALTVGLVRQCQTIHGRDRTCIPPRLPPEWVTTLFFIIMGIISLTVTCGLLVASHWRREATKYARWIAFTGMILFCMAALIFPIGFYINEVGGQPYKLPNNTVVGSSYVLFVLSIFFTIVGLLFAGKVCLPG; this comes from the exons ATGGACAAACTGACCATCATCTCAGGATGCCTCTTCCTGGCCGCCGACATCTTCGCCATCGCCAGCCTGGCGAACCCGGACTGGATCAACACCGGCGAGTCCGCGG GTGCTCTCACAGTTGGCCTTGTGCGACAGTGTCAAACCATCCATGGACGTGACAGGACCTGTATTCCTCCACGGCTGCCTCCTGAGTGGGTCACTACgttatttttcatcattatgGGAATCATTTCACTAACTGTCACATGTGGTTTGCTGGTGGCTTCCCACTGGCGAAGAGAAGCTACTAAATATGCCCGCTGGATAGCTTTCACTGGAA tgaTTCTATTCTGTATGGCAGCCCTAATATTTCCAATAGGATTTTACATCAATGAAGTTGGAGGTCAACCATATAAATTACCCAATAACACAGTGGTTGGGTCTTCATATGTACTGTTTGTCTTAtccattttctttacaataGTGGGACTTCTATTTGCTGGCAAAGTTTGTTTACCTGGCTGA